In Leptospira perdikensis, one genomic interval encodes:
- the cmk gene encoding (d)CMP kinase, translating into MSTLNIENVIAIDGPAGSGKSTLARMIAHKIGYLYLDSGAFYRGLTLAIWERFLETKEDESKFPFYTEKLADATLLEKDEAEFGFSVAKIPVHCELSATGENLIFLGERDISHEIRDPEITKKIRYIAPRRAFREILNHHIREFAKTHKLVMDGRDIGTEVFPKSKFKFFLTASVEVRAKRRYDELVAKGFKADLKHIQDEIVARDESDTSRTVAPLKQASDAILIDTSTLDTETVLNTILSKVSSSGQI; encoded by the coding sequence ATGAGTACTCTGAATATCGAAAATGTCATTGCCATAGACGGGCCTGCTGGCTCTGGGAAAAGTACGCTTGCACGAATGATTGCCCATAAAATCGGGTATCTTTATTTAGATTCAGGGGCATTCTATCGGGGACTAACTCTTGCTATATGGGAGAGGTTTTTGGAAACTAAAGAAGATGAATCCAAGTTTCCATTTTATACTGAAAAATTGGCTGATGCCACCCTTCTAGAAAAAGACGAAGCGGAGTTCGGATTTTCTGTCGCAAAAATTCCCGTACACTGTGAACTCTCGGCTACCGGTGAAAATTTAATCTTCCTGGGAGAACGAGACATAAGTCATGAAATCCGCGATCCAGAGATCACCAAAAAAATCCGTTACATTGCTCCAAGACGTGCTTTTCGCGAAATTCTCAACCACCACATCCGTGAATTTGCGAAAACCCATAAACTGGTAATGGATGGTCGCGATATTGGGACAGAAGTCTTTCCTAAATCCAAATTTAAATTTTTTCTGACTGCCTCTGTGGAAGTGAGGGCCAAACGCCGATACGATGAATTAGTTGCAAAAGGCTTTAAAGCCGACCTAAAACACATCCAAGACGAGATTGTGGCTAGGGACGAAAGTGACACCAGTCGTACTGTGGCTCCCCTGAAACAGGCTTCCGACGCAATCCTGATTGACACGAGCACCCTCGACACGGAAACTGTCCTAAATACTATCCTGTCCAAGGTTTCATCCTCTGGGCAAATCTAG
- a CDS encoding histidine kinase dimerization/phosphoacceptor domain -containing protein translates to MKLRNRNLDPERIADFECFRSGILERIVENSPLNEVLTEIVQGIETLNPTMVCTIVLVENSKIKIGAAPSLPQTFTKAIEGVPIGPEVGSCGTAAYTGKRVIVEDIASSPLWKKYKDIAISVGLFSCWSEPIFSHKKDTIGAFAIYHREIISPNEFDIFIITETADLVSIAIEKSIVSERLTESERRFRDFFEKNSSVMLIIEPNSGDIINANQTAVQFYGYPHDVLTKMKIDEINILPSEEVKMERMRALSEERSYFCFPHKLASGVVKQVEVYSTPIETSNRHLLFSIVHDVTERKIAEEKVKSLLSEKEMILREVHHRIKNNMTILYNLLDLQAGSQENLEIRNSLKDATSRIKTMSLLYDKLYSGKAFHKLQLDEYLLPLSQEIISLFPYPVKLNTELTSDQLSAEQLQAIGIITNELLTNSLKYARDPKKELEIQIKFWAEGNDFHLVIGDNGKGFDSQVTNPETLGFGLTLVSMLVKQISGQLTFHGDAGAEFHIVFPTKNVSR, encoded by the coding sequence GTGAAACTTAGAAATCGCAATCTGGATCCAGAACGAATTGCCGACTTCGAATGTTTCCGGAGTGGGATCTTAGAACGCATCGTAGAAAATTCACCTTTAAACGAAGTCTTAACCGAAATTGTCCAAGGGATTGAAACTCTCAACCCCACGATGGTTTGCACCATCGTTCTTGTAGAAAATTCAAAAATCAAAATAGGGGCCGCCCCCTCCCTTCCCCAAACTTTTACTAAGGCCATTGAAGGTGTACCCATCGGTCCTGAAGTTGGTTCTTGTGGAACGGCCGCTTATACTGGCAAACGAGTTATTGTTGAAGATATTGCATCAAGTCCATTGTGGAAAAAATACAAAGACATAGCGATCAGTGTTGGTTTATTCTCTTGTTGGTCTGAACCAATTTTTTCCCATAAAAAAGATACCATCGGCGCTTTCGCAATCTATCATCGCGAGATTATTAGTCCCAATGAATTTGATATCTTTATCATTACGGAAACAGCTGACCTTGTTAGTATTGCTATTGAAAAATCAATTGTTTCGGAAAGGCTTACTGAAAGTGAAAGAAGGTTTCGAGATTTTTTCGAAAAGAACTCCTCTGTGATGCTCATCATCGAACCAAACTCCGGTGACATTATCAACGCTAACCAAACAGCCGTTCAGTTCTATGGATACCCACATGATGTTTTAACAAAAATGAAAATTGACGAGATCAATATACTTCCGAGCGAAGAAGTAAAAATGGAAAGAATGCGTGCTCTATCAGAAGAAAGAAGTTACTTTTGTTTTCCCCACAAATTAGCAAGCGGGGTCGTCAAACAGGTAGAAGTTTATTCCACTCCCATTGAAACTAGCAACCGCCACCTACTATTCTCCATCGTTCACGATGTTACAGAAAGAAAAATTGCAGAAGAAAAAGTAAAATCCCTACTTTCCGAAAAGGAGATGATACTAAGAGAAGTTCACCATAGAATCAAAAACAATATGACGATCCTTTATAATTTATTAGATTTACAAGCAGGATCACAGGAAAACTTAGAAATTCGGAACTCACTCAAAGATGCCACAAGTCGCATCAAAACCATGTCCCTTCTGTATGATAAATTGTATTCCGGGAAAGCTTTCCATAAACTACAATTAGATGAATATTTATTACCTCTATCACAAGAAATCATTTCTCTATTTCCCTACCCGGTAAAACTAAATACAGAACTCACAAGCGACCAACTTTCCGCGGAACAACTCCAGGCGATCGGTATCATTACCAATGAACTTCTCACAAATAGTTTAAAGTATGCCCGTGACCCCAAAAAAGAACTAGAAATCCAAATCAAATTTTGGGCAGAAGGAAATGATTTTCACTTAGTGATAGGAGACAATGGAAAAGGTTTTGATTCACAAGTTACTAACCCAGAAACATTAGGATTTGGTCTTACCTTAGTTTCTATGCTTGTAAAACAAATTTCCGGCCAACTCACATTTCACGGAGATGCCGGAGCCGAATTCCATATAGTATTCCCAACTAAAAACGTATCTCGTTAG
- a CDS encoding 30S ribosomal protein S1 → MNSTNPSSPKNETTSFGELLEKWESQSQAQEQENSAGKGTLIEGTVVDVIGDTVFLDIGEKLEARVSREDFSETPKRGEKVSAIIKKRVDGYCVLSKKEADQRVGWETIKDASQNGYPLSGKIAGEVKNKGYLVESEGIQLFLPASHVGVRFKESTEGGKEFSFKIIELNEKTRTGVVSRKTLLDEINGEKWEELLGKVKVGDKVNGKVVKIANFGVFLSVYDVVGLLRQNDISYKKFAPFKQYFNIGAEVEVVVLEVDKENNKLSLGIKQLYEDPWIWAKKELEKGMVVRGIVTSLTNFGSFVELKEGLEGLIHTTELSWAKKPPHPKDVLKKGQEVDSEILDIDFEARRLSLGLKQLLPNPWEALSANVRAGNVLEGKITGITKYGAFVEVESGIEGLIHISDITWDEKEKNPLNLLKKGQSVQYKILDVNLDAQRISCGLKQLSEHPYEALRKKYPPGTLVEGRVKSIVSFGVFVEVEPGYEGLVHISEIPDGRNIKLEDLYKVGDSVRTVVVKIEPNNKKISLSIKDFDKAVEREEMAKYMKEDNQPSRESIGSFMNLNQNR, encoded by the coding sequence TTGAATTCAACCAACCCATCCTCCCCCAAAAATGAGACCACTTCCTTCGGCGAACTATTAGAGAAGTGGGAATCGCAGTCACAAGCACAAGAACAAGAAAACTCCGCAGGAAAAGGTACCCTCATTGAAGGGACTGTAGTCGATGTCATTGGTGACACTGTTTTCCTTGATATTGGAGAAAAATTGGAAGCTCGTGTCTCACGTGAAGACTTTTCTGAAACGCCAAAACGCGGTGAAAAAGTCAGTGCGATCATTAAGAAGCGGGTCGACGGATATTGTGTCCTCTCCAAAAAAGAAGCGGACCAAAGAGTTGGTTGGGAAACCATTAAAGACGCAAGCCAAAACGGATATCCACTCTCTGGTAAAATTGCCGGTGAAGTTAAAAACAAGGGATACCTAGTAGAAAGCGAAGGAATTCAATTGTTCCTACCTGCTTCTCATGTAGGAGTTCGTTTTAAAGAATCCACTGAAGGTGGAAAAGAATTTTCATTCAAAATCATCGAACTTAACGAAAAAACGAGAACTGGTGTGGTCTCTCGTAAAACCCTCCTCGACGAAATCAACGGCGAGAAGTGGGAAGAACTCCTCGGCAAAGTAAAAGTCGGAGACAAGGTAAACGGTAAAGTTGTAAAAATTGCAAACTTTGGTGTTTTCCTTTCTGTTTACGATGTAGTGGGACTTCTTCGTCAAAACGATATTTCTTACAAAAAATTTGCTCCTTTCAAACAATATTTCAATATCGGTGCCGAAGTAGAAGTGGTTGTTTTGGAAGTTGATAAAGAGAACAACAAACTTTCTCTTGGAATCAAACAACTCTATGAAGATCCTTGGATTTGGGCGAAAAAAGAACTCGAAAAAGGAATGGTGGTTCGCGGAATCGTAACCTCTCTTACTAACTTCGGTTCTTTCGTAGAACTCAAAGAAGGATTGGAAGGACTCATTCATACAACCGAACTTTCTTGGGCAAAAAAACCACCACATCCAAAAGATGTTTTGAAAAAAGGCCAAGAAGTAGATTCTGAAATTTTGGATATTGATTTCGAAGCAAGACGTTTGTCTCTTGGACTCAAACAATTACTTCCTAACCCATGGGAAGCTCTTTCTGCTAATGTTCGTGCCGGAAACGTACTCGAAGGTAAAATCACTGGAATCACAAAATACGGTGCTTTCGTTGAAGTAGAAAGTGGAATCGAAGGACTCATTCATATCTCTGACATCACTTGGGATGAAAAAGAAAAGAACCCACTGAACCTCCTCAAAAAAGGCCAATCGGTTCAATACAAAATCCTTGATGTGAACTTAGATGCACAACGAATCAGCTGTGGACTGAAACAACTTTCAGAACATCCATACGAAGCTCTTCGCAAAAAATACCCACCGGGTACTCTTGTTGAAGGTCGTGTGAAGTCGATTGTTAGTTTTGGTGTTTTCGTAGAAGTAGAACCAGGTTACGAAGGTCTAGTTCACATCTCTGAAATTCCAGATGGTCGCAACATTAAGTTAGAAGATCTTTACAAAGTGGGCGATTCCGTTCGCACAGTAGTTGTCAAAATCGAACCTAACAATAAGAAAATTTCTCTCTCTATCAAGGACTTTGATAAAGCAGTAGAACGTGAAGAGATGGCGAAATACATGAAGGAAGATAACCAACCTTCTCGTGAATCCATCGGTTCTTTTATGAATTTAAACCAAAACCGATAG
- a CDS encoding DUF1538 domain-containing protein produces the protein MARNEKEETIHIGFKEAFALILPYFRKKIWEQTKSVVWVVSYLILFQLIVLRIPIKEAGIISLGIFAVILGLTFFMEGLYLGIMPLGETIGLRLPQKVNLLTIMVFCLFVGIVATLAEPAISVLKQSGSAVNPWDAPLLFHLLNEGADVLFLSIAIGVGFSIVFGIIRIIYGISLSKFLIPSLIVLILITLYSFGDENLKLISGLAWDSGVVATGSLTVPLIVALGLGVSKASRTSDTTTGFGVVTLASLFPILSVFVVGLYFAPQLPQPMPKEKFFGNGITIEQSKLLFGEKNPETLFGTFEKEQNSQLSIHNKLVKIIEGILESFSDSLQAIIPLAGCLVLFLYIILRESLPFTDELYLGILFVFLGLAIFNFGIFFGLSKLGSQVGNKLPSSFRSIELTDSTKEIRNFDPKIVITATDEQGKTENFFYLKDKKSFSQIPFRDKNYDSHSEIYSYIPIHGPLFGKEDNLLGYFVALLFAFVLGYSATLAEPALSALATSVEEVTVGTVKKMVLIQAVGIGVGLGTLLGILKIFVGIPLLYILLPSYVFLVFLTLLSKPEFIDIAWDSAGVTTGPITVPLIIVLGLGIGNQLNIVDGFGILSSAAIFPVLTVLIMGLWMERSRRQSLSNIEAEEK, from the coding sequence ATGGCAAGGAATGAAAAAGAAGAGACCATCCACATTGGATTCAAAGAAGCATTTGCACTAATCTTACCCTACTTTCGCAAAAAAATTTGGGAACAAACGAAATCAGTTGTTTGGGTTGTTTCCTATTTAATATTATTTCAACTCATTGTACTCAGAATCCCAATCAAAGAAGCAGGAATCATTTCTTTAGGAATTTTTGCAGTCATTCTCGGATTAACTTTTTTTATGGAAGGTTTGTATTTAGGCATCATGCCACTGGGTGAAACCATTGGTTTAAGACTTCCACAAAAAGTAAATTTGTTAACCATTATGGTTTTCTGTTTGTTCGTAGGAATTGTAGCAACACTGGCAGAACCTGCAATCTCCGTATTAAAACAAAGTGGATCGGCAGTGAATCCTTGGGATGCACCCTTATTATTTCATTTACTCAACGAAGGTGCTGATGTTCTTTTTCTTAGCATAGCAATTGGTGTTGGATTTTCGATTGTTTTTGGGATCATTCGCATCATCTACGGGATTTCTCTTTCAAAGTTTTTGATACCAAGTTTGATTGTTTTAATTTTAATCACCTTGTATTCCTTTGGTGATGAAAATCTAAAACTAATTTCCGGGCTTGCTTGGGATTCAGGAGTGGTTGCTACAGGTTCCCTCACAGTCCCTCTCATCGTTGCTTTGGGACTCGGGGTATCAAAAGCATCACGCACTAGCGATACAACGACAGGTTTCGGTGTAGTGACACTAGCTTCTCTTTTTCCTATCTTAAGTGTATTTGTTGTTGGCCTTTACTTTGCACCCCAATTACCCCAACCGATGCCTAAAGAAAAATTTTTTGGAAATGGAATCACTATAGAACAATCCAAACTTTTATTTGGAGAAAAAAATCCGGAAACTCTATTTGGAACCTTTGAAAAGGAACAAAACTCTCAGTTATCAATTCACAACAAACTCGTAAAAATCATCGAAGGTATTTTGGAAAGTTTTTCAGACTCCCTTCAAGCCATCATTCCTCTTGCGGGCTGTTTGGTTCTTTTTTTATATATTATTTTGAGGGAAAGTTTACCATTCACCGATGAATTGTATCTCGGAATTTTATTTGTTTTTTTAGGACTGGCTATTTTTAATTTTGGAATCTTTTTTGGACTTAGCAAACTCGGAAGCCAGGTAGGAAACAAACTCCCTTCATCCTTTCGCTCCATTGAACTGACTGATTCAACAAAAGAGATCAGAAACTTTGATCCTAAAATTGTGATCACAGCAACCGATGAACAAGGAAAAACAGAAAATTTCTTTTACTTGAAAGACAAAAAGTCTTTTTCTCAAATTCCCTTCCGGGACAAAAACTACGATTCCCATTCAGAAATTTATAGTTATATTCCCATTCATGGCCCACTTTTCGGCAAAGAAGACAATCTATTGGGATATTTTGTTGCCCTACTTTTTGCATTTGTATTAGGATATAGTGCCACACTCGCCGAACCCGCATTAAGTGCTCTTGCGACCAGCGTAGAAGAGGTAACTGTAGGAACTGTCAAAAAGATGGTTCTCATCCAAGCAGTGGGAATTGGAGTTGGACTTGGTACTTTACTTGGAATCTTAAAGATCTTTGTGGGGATTCCTCTTTTGTACATCCTTCTCCCATCTTATGTTTTTCTTGTTTTTTTAACCTTACTCAGTAAACCCGAGTTCATTGATATTGCGTGGGACAGTGCAGGTGTAACAACAGGACCCATTACAGTTCCCCTAATCATTGTTCTGGGACTTGGAATTGGAAACCAATTGAATATCGTAGATGGATTTGGAATCCTCTCCTCCGCCGCCATTTTTCCAGTGCTCACAGTACTCATCATGGGATTATGGATGGAAAGATCCCGAAGACAATCCTTATCAAACATTGAGGCAGAAGAAAAATGA
- the rpmF gene encoding 50S ribosomal protein L32: MAVPKRRKSKSKVRTKRAHHAIGKPNLNPCSNCGSFVLSHRVCPYCGFYKGKLVVAQKVKKTTEDN, translated from the coding sequence ATGGCAGTCCCAAAGAGACGTAAATCAAAATCGAAAGTTAGAACAAAAAGAGCCCATCACGCGATTGGCAAACCTAACTTAAACCCGTGTTCCAATTGTGGATCATTTGTTCTGTCCCACCGTGTTTGCCCTTATTGCGGTTTTTATAAGGGAAAACTCGTAGTCGCTCAAAAAGTTAAAAAAACGACCGAAGATAACTAA
- the fabG gene encoding 3-oxoacyl-ACP reductase FabG, whose translation MISLSGKTAIVTGGARGIGKATCLKLASLGANIVVADMNPEATNATAEELKSKGYKAIAVVANVSVEEDAQKLIDSAKKEFGTVDILVNNAGITRDTLLMRMKKEQWDSVIAVNLTGTYLCTQAAIKVMMKQENGGSIINLSSISGENGNIGQTNYSASKAGVIGFTKAVALEMASRKVRCNAIAPGFIATEMTEAIPENIRHGMVQAIPLKRAGLPEDIANGIAFLASDASSFITGHILDINGGGFLPGGGH comes from the coding sequence ATGATTAGTTTATCAGGAAAAACAGCCATCGTAACAGGTGGAGCAAGAGGAATTGGAAAAGCAACTTGTTTGAAACTAGCTTCTCTTGGAGCTAACATCGTTGTAGCGGATATGAACCCAGAAGCAACGAATGCAACAGCTGAAGAATTAAAATCCAAAGGTTACAAAGCAATCGCAGTAGTAGCAAACGTTTCTGTAGAAGAAGATGCTCAAAAACTAATTGATTCAGCAAAAAAAGAATTTGGAACTGTAGACATCCTAGTGAATAACGCAGGGATCACTCGCGACACCCTTCTTATGAGAATGAAAAAAGAGCAGTGGGATTCTGTCATCGCAGTAAACCTTACTGGAACTTATCTTTGTACACAAGCAGCCATCAAAGTGATGATGAAACAAGAAAATGGTGGATCTATCATCAACCTTTCTTCAATCTCTGGTGAAAACGGAAACATTGGACAAACAAACTACTCTGCTTCTAAAGCAGGTGTGATTGGTTTTACAAAAGCTGTAGCTCTTGAGATGGCTTCTAGAAAGGTTCGTTGTAACGCAATCGCTCCAGGTTTTATCGCAACTGAAATGACAGAAGCAATCCCTGAAAACATCAGACACGGTATGGTGCAAGCAATTCCATTAAAACGTGCTGGTCTTCCAGAAGACATCGCAAACGGAATCGCATTCCTTGCGTCTGATGCTTCTTCTTTTATCACAGGACATATCCTTGATATCAATGGTGGTGGTTTTCTACCAGGTGGCGGTCATTAA
- the plsX gene encoding phosphate acyltransferase PlsX has product MWVAVDAMSGDYGPEGIVEGAVLAVREFGLSVYLVGDEQELLDILLKFDYDTEKVRVIHSTEIIGMNDSPSIAVRAMEDSSVVKAVRLVADKECIGVFSPGNTGATMAAALLHLGRLPGVLRPPIAAHIPREEGPPVLLLDAGANVDCKPEYLAQFAVMGEIYSRELFGIQNPKVGILSNGEEDKKGNTVSVKTFDLLKKIPFNFVGNVEGRDLYGGGREVDVVVCDGFIGNIVLKATEGLAKSIFNVLKNSIRQSSLAQTGALLLKSTFNAVKKRLDYAEYGGALLLGVEGICMIGHGSSNALAVKNAVRVIAECAKHGINDRIRTRLGEYKTILGDST; this is encoded by the coding sequence ATGTGGGTCGCCGTGGACGCGATGAGCGGAGATTACGGCCCTGAAGGTATCGTCGAGGGCGCGGTACTGGCAGTTCGAGAATTCGGACTGTCTGTGTATCTTGTTGGCGACGAACAAGAGTTACTTGATATCCTGTTAAAATTTGATTATGACACAGAGAAAGTCCGTGTCATTCATTCTACTGAAATCATCGGTATGAATGATTCTCCTTCGATAGCAGTCCGCGCTATGGAGGATTCTTCCGTAGTCAAAGCAGTTCGTTTAGTGGCAGATAAAGAATGTATCGGTGTGTTTTCTCCGGGAAACACTGGTGCAACTATGGCTGCCGCATTGTTACACCTAGGTCGCCTACCTGGCGTTCTGCGGCCACCTATTGCCGCACATATTCCTAGAGAAGAAGGACCACCTGTGCTTTTGTTAGATGCTGGTGCCAATGTAGATTGTAAACCAGAGTATTTAGCACAGTTCGCAGTGATGGGTGAAATTTATTCTCGTGAACTTTTTGGAATTCAAAATCCCAAGGTGGGAATCCTTTCTAATGGAGAAGAAGACAAAAAGGGAAATACTGTTTCTGTCAAAACCTTTGATCTATTAAAAAAAATCCCTTTTAATTTTGTCGGAAACGTAGAAGGTCGCGATCTTTATGGTGGTGGTCGTGAAGTGGATGTTGTTGTTTGTGATGGATTCATTGGGAACATCGTTCTTAAAGCAACAGAAGGTCTTGCAAAATCTATATTCAATGTTTTAAAAAATTCCATCAGACAATCTAGCCTTGCGCAAACGGGAGCCTTACTTTTAAAATCAACATTTAACGCCGTGAAAAAACGTTTAGACTATGCGGAATACGGTGGCGCTCTTCTACTCGGTGTAGAAGGGATTTGTATGATTGGGCATGGGTCTTCCAATGCATTGGCAGTAAAAAATGCTGTACGGGTCATTGCTGAGTGCGCCAAACATGGAATCAACGATCGGATTCGAACGAGGCTCGGTGAATACAAAACAATACTGGGTGATTCTACATAG
- a CDS encoding AraC family transcriptional regulator, with protein sequence MNFFLLFSSLLACLYAVGEFFSYHKNRKQILLGIIFLGTSYHLFNFYLISSGKIKWLYLLYLTDLPIVACLGVLLDEYFLTVLEGKFRSFRRLSYRIVPLVTLFVLIMVWNFWNQTYYWESENKGLNPFVERPLFLVLPTILIYIWCMLRIFRRISKQIRWSTFRKNYTLKIGITIVGFCLALSLNGLKTLVTGGQTAHQLSGIAIGFFLCFLYVIRQSYPDFFLEVRKIVEDEKKAKISQISKLDHKEVRNKLQDLFEKEKIYREEKLSLRELAERMDLSSHQLSEFLNSEIKLSFYQYTNFHRVKEAKEKIEKEPERSLLAIAYDVGFGSKSTFNEAFKKETGATPREFREKILKKHPVRSIRS encoded by the coding sequence TTGAATTTTTTTCTTTTGTTTTCCTCGTTACTCGCTTGTCTCTATGCAGTCGGAGAATTTTTCAGTTATCATAAAAACAGAAAACAAATTTTACTAGGGATCATCTTTTTAGGGACTAGTTATCATTTATTTAATTTTTATTTAATTTCTTCAGGAAAAATCAAATGGCTTTATCTTTTATACCTAACTGATTTACCAATTGTAGCCTGTCTTGGGGTATTGTTAGATGAATACTTTCTCACCGTTTTAGAGGGAAAATTTCGTTCTTTCCGTAGGTTGTCTTACCGCATCGTTCCACTAGTTACCTTGTTTGTTTTGATTATGGTCTGGAATTTTTGGAATCAAACATATTATTGGGAAAGTGAAAACAAGGGATTGAATCCCTTTGTAGAGCGACCTTTGTTTTTGGTTTTGCCAACCATTTTGATTTATATTTGGTGTATGTTGCGTATTTTTAGGAGGATATCTAAACAGATCCGCTGGAGTACTTTCCGTAAAAATTATACACTAAAGATAGGGATTACTATTGTTGGGTTTTGTTTGGCTTTATCTTTAAATGGGTTAAAAACTCTGGTGACAGGTGGCCAAACAGCACACCAATTGTCAGGCATTGCCATTGGATTTTTTCTATGTTTTTTATATGTGATTAGGCAAAGTTATCCCGATTTCTTTTTAGAAGTTCGAAAAATTGTAGAAGATGAAAAGAAAGCCAAAATCTCTCAGATATCCAAACTAGATCACAAGGAAGTTCGGAACAAACTCCAGGATTTATTTGAAAAAGAAAAAATCTATCGTGAGGAAAAATTAAGCCTTCGTGAATTGGCCGAAAGAATGGATCTTAGTTCCCACCAACTTTCTGAATTTTTGAATTCTGAGATCAAACTGAGTTTCTATCAATATACAAATTTTCATCGGGTGAAGGAAGCTAAGGAAAAAATCGAAAAAGAACCGGAAAGGTCTCTACTTGCCATTGCCTATGATGTTGGTTTTGGGTCGAAATCTACATTCAACGAGGCCTTTAAAAAGGAAACAGGAGCTACTCCCAGGGAATTTAGAGAAAAAATTCTTAAAAAACATCCAGTTCGATCCATCCGGTCGTAG
- the hisG gene encoding ATP phosphoribosyltransferase produces MLTLALPKGRLAEETAILLQSKGWLKTLPSEGSKELTFVSEDKRLRLLFVRSQDVCTYVEEAAADAGIVGWDILREGGFDLIAPVDLKLGACRLSLASFPDFDLFAKRSKVRVATKYPNLTREYFFSKGISCEIIKLYGSIELAPIVGLSDCIVDLVSTGGTLKANGLKEFESILYSTARLVCNRSSFYHKHTELRSLIESLEN; encoded by the coding sequence ATGTTAACTTTGGCTCTTCCGAAAGGTAGGCTTGCCGAAGAAACTGCAATTCTTTTGCAATCCAAAGGATGGCTAAAAACTTTGCCATCCGAGGGTTCGAAGGAACTCACCTTTGTCTCTGAAGACAAACGCCTCCGCCTTTTATTTGTCAGATCCCAAGATGTTTGCACTTATGTGGAAGAAGCTGCAGCCGACGCCGGCATAGTGGGTTGGGATATCCTAAGAGAAGGGGGATTCGATCTGATTGCCCCTGTCGATTTGAAACTAGGAGCTTGCAGGCTCTCTCTTGCCTCCTTTCCTGACTTTGATTTGTTTGCCAAACGTTCCAAAGTGCGAGTAGCGACCAAATATCCGAATCTAACTCGCGAATATTTTTTTTCCAAAGGGATCTCTTGTGAAATCATCAAACTTTACGGTTCCATTGAACTCGCCCCCATCGTTGGTCTTTCCGACTGTATTGTGGACTTAGTTTCTACTGGTGGGACCTTAAAAGCCAATGGTCTGAAGGAATTTGAGTCGATTTTATACAGTACAGCCCGTTTGGTATGCAATCGCTCCTCTTTTTATCACAAACACACCGAATTACGGTCTCTTATCGAGAGCCTAGAAAATTAA